In Lodderomyces elongisporus chromosome 1, complete sequence, a genomic segment contains:
- the CPA2 gene encoding carbamoyl-phosphate synthase (glutamine-hydrolyzing) cpa2, with amino-acid sequence MLLKNFRILSQQLKHARNSTSCIVSSVAKSSFSTSTKKLQEELKYAGNDLLKKFTDEHAHKLVDVSKVLVIGSGGLSIGQAGEFDYSGSQAIKALKEANKQSILINPNIATNQTSHALADEIYYLPVTPEYITYIIERERPDGILLTFGGQTGLNVGVKLDKMGVFDRYGVKVLGTPIKTLETSEDRDLFSQALKEINIPIAESIAVETVDDALKAAEEVGYPIIVRSAYSLGGLGSGFAANEEELRNLSAQSLSLAPQILVEKSLKGWKEVEYEVVRDRVGNCITVCNMENFDPLGIHTGDSIVVAPSQTLSDEEYHMLRTAAIKIIRHLGVVGECNVQYALQPDGLDFRVIEVNARLSRSSALASKATGYPLAYTAAKIALGHTLPELPNPVTKTTSANFEPSLDYMVTKIPRWDLSKFQHVKRDIGSAMKSVGEVMAIGRNFEESFQKAIRQIDPSYIGFQGDHFEDLDDVLRNPTDRRWLAVGQALLHENYSVDKVHDLTKIDKWFLYKLMNIVNMYRELEAAGSLSNINSDLMSRAKKLGFSDKQIGLCVDAKELEVRKVRKEFGIVPFVKKIDTLAAEFPANTNYLYTTYNATSSDIDFNEHGTMVLGSGVYRIGSSVEFDWCAVSTARALRDSGHKTIMINYNPETVSTDFDEVDRLYFEELSLERVLDIYELENAEGVVVSVGGQLPQNIALSLQNNGCKVLGTNPEDIDKAEDRHKFSQILDSIGVDQPAWKELTSVEQAEKFADEVGYPVLVRPSYVLSGAAMSVINNKSELDAKLSNAAKVSREHPVVISKFILGAQEIDIDAVASDGQVLVHAVSEHVENAGVHSGDATLVLPPQQLSQTLLDRLKEIADKVAHAWKITGPFNMQIIKNDQNGTLDDKNCELKVIECNIRASRSFPFVSKVLGINFIDVAVKALINENVPQPVNLMNQKYDRVATKVPQFSFTRLAGADPFLGVEMASTGEIACFGKDLLEAYWTTMQSTMNFNLPMPGQGILFGGDLTNDKLAKVAETVSGLGYKFYTASQPVADYLQSHVSESVEIIDFPKTDKRALREIFQANKIGAVFNLARARAEDLLDEDYVMRRNAIDFAIPLFNEPNTSQLFASCLKAKIGDKVKFDTIPESVVVPKEVQRWSEFIGGKPV; translated from the coding sequence atgttgttgaagaatttCCGTATTCTTTCGCAGCAGTTGAAACATGCTCGAAATAGCACACTGTGTATTGTGCTGTCCGTTGCAaaatcatcattttcaacaagCACCAAGAAACTACAGGAAGAATTGAAATACGCTGGAAATGACTTGCTCAAAAAGTTTACCGACGAACATGCACACAAACTAGTTGACGTGTCAAAAGTCCTTGTCATTGGTTCTGGTGGTTTATCCATTGGTCAAGCAGGTGAGTTTGATTATTCGGGTTCACAAGCCATTAAAGCATTGAAAGAAGCTAATAAACAATCTATATTGATCAATCCAAACATTGCTACAAACCAAACGTCTCATGCTTTGGCTGATGAAATCTACTATTTACCAGTTACCCCTGAGTATATCACATACATCATCGAAAGAGAAAGACCAGACGGTATATTGTTGACATTTGGTGGGCAAACTGGTTTAAACGTTGGTGTCAAGTTGGACAAGATGGGTGTTTTTGACAGGTATGGAGTCAAGGTGCTAGGAACACCAATAAAGACATTGGAAACCTCAGAAGATCGTGACTTGTTTTCTCAAGCATTAAAAGAGATTAATATCCCAATTGCTGAATCGATCGCTGTGGAAACAGTCGATGATGCATTGAAAGCTGCCGAGGAAGTTGGGTACCCTATAATTGTTAGATCTGCGTACTCTCTTGGTGGATTGGGATCAGGATTTGCAGCAAACGAAGAAGAATTGAGAAACTTGTCAGCACAATCACTCTCTTTAGCCCCACAAATCTTGGTTGAGAAATCATTAAAAGGATGGAAAGAGGTTGAATATGAAGTTGTTCGTGATCGTGTTGGTAACTGTATCACAGTTTGTAATATGGAAAACTTTGACCCATTGGGTATTCACACTGGTGACtccattgttgttgcaccATCCCAAACATTATCAGACGAGGAATACCACATGTTGAGAACTGCTGCAATTAAGATTATTAGACACTtgggtgttgttggtgaatGTAACGTTCAATACGCATTGCAGCCAGATGGATTGGATTTCAGAGTTATTGAAGTTAATGCACGTTTATCACGTTCATCAGCATTGGCATCAAAAGCAACCGGTTACCCATTGGCATACACTGCAGCAAAAATTGCTCTTGGCCACACTTTACCCGAATTACCAAACCCTGTTACAAAAACCACCTCGGCTAATTTCGAGCCTTCATTAGACTACATGGTAACAAAGATTCCACGTTGGGATTTGTCAAAGTTCCAACACGTCAAGCGTGACATCGGATCTGCAATGAAATCTGTAGGTGAAGTTATGGCCATTGGTAGAAACTTTGAAGAGTCATTCCAAAAGGCTATTAGACAAATTGACCCATCGTATATTGGTTTCCAAGGTGACCATTTCGAGGATTTGGATGATGTTTTGAGAAACCCAACCGATAGAAGATGGTTAGCGGTTGGCCAAGCCTTATTGCACGAAAACTATTCCGTCGACAAGGTCCACGACTTGACCAAAATTGACAAATGGTTCTTATACAAGTTAATGAATATCGTTAATATGTACCGTGAATTAGAAGCTGCTGGATCATTATCAAATATCAACAGCGACTTGATGAGCCgtgcaaaaaaattgggcTTCTCAGATAAACAAATTGGTCTCTGCGTTGATGCTAAAGAGTTGGAAGTTAGAAAAGTTAGAAAAGAGTTTGGTATTGTTCCATTTGTCAAGAAAATTGATACGTTGGCTGCTGAGTTCCCTGCAAACACAAATTACTTGTATACGACATATAATGCTACTAGCTCCGACATTGACTTTAACGAACACGGTACAATGGTCTTGGGTTCCGGTGTGTACAGAATTGGTTCATCGGTTGAATTTGATTGGTGTGCTGTTTCAACTGCACGTGCTTTGAGAGATAGCGGGCACAAGACTATTATGATTAACTATAATCCAGAAACAGTTTCAACTGATTTCGATGAAGTTGACAGATTGTATTTCGAAGAATTATCTTTGGAAAGAGTTTTGGACATCTACGAGCTTGAGAATGCTGaaggtgttgttgtttccgTTGGTGGTCAATTGCCACAAAACATTGCATTgtcattgcaaaacaaTGGTTGTAAAGTTTTGGGTACTAACCCGGAGGATATTGATAAGGCAGAAGACCGTCACAAATTTTCTCAAATTTTGGACTCCATTGGGGTTGACCAACCAGCATGGAAGGAATTAACCTCAGTGGAACAAGCCGAAAAGTTTGCTGATGAAGTTGGCTACCCTGTTTTAGTGCGTCCTTCTTATGTGTTGTCAGGTGCGGCAATGTCAgttatcaacaacaaaagtgAATTGGATGCTAAATTACTGAATGCTGCCAAAGTCTCTCGTGAGCATCCCGTTGTGATTTCAAAATTCATCTTGGGTGCACAAGAGATTGATATCGATGCTGTGGCCTCTGATGGTCAAGTCTTGGTTCATGCCGTTTCTGAACATGTTGAAAATGCTGGTGTCCATTCTGGTGATGCTACGTTGGTTTTACCACCACAGCAATTGTCGCAAACTTTACTTGACCGTTTGAAAGAGATTGCCGATAAAGTTGCTCATGCATGGAAGATTACTGGCCCATTCAACATGCAAATCATCAAGAATGATCAAAATGGTACTCTTGACGATAAAAATTGCGAGTTGAAGGTTATCGAGTGTAATATTCGTGCCTCTCGTTCATTCCCATTTGTTTCTAAAGTGCTTGGTATAAATTTCATTGACGTTGCAGTCAAGGCATTAATTAATGAAAATGTTCCACAACCAGTTAACCTCATGAATCAGAAATACGATCGCGTTGCTACAAAAGTTCCTCAATTTTCATTCACAAGATTGGCAGGCGCAGATCCATTTTTGGGTGTTGAAATGGCTTCTACTGGTGAGATTGCTTGCTTTGGAAAGGACCTTCTCGAGGCTTATTGGACAACCATGCAATCTACAATGAACTTTAACTTGCCCATGCCAGGCCAAGGTATCTTGTTTGGTGGTGACTTGACCAACGACAAATTGGCTAAAGTTGCCGAGACTGTTTCTGGGTTGGGTTACAAATTCTACACTGCTAGCCAACCAGTTGCAGACTATTTACAAAGCCATGTTTCTGAATCTGTTGAAATCATTGATTTCCCCAAGACTGATAAGCGTGCGTTGAGAGAAATTTTCCAGGCCAACAAGATTGGAGCAGTTTTTAACTTGGCCAGAGCAAGAGCAGAAGACTTGTTAGACGAAGATTACGTGATGAGACGTAATGCTATTGACTTTGCAATCCCATTGTTCAATGAGCCAAATACTTCGCAATTATTTGCCTCGTGTTTAAAAGCAAAGATTGGTGATAAAGTTAAGTTTGACACTATACCTGAATCCGTAGTTGTGCCTAAGGAGGTTCAAAGATGGAGTGAGTTTATTGGTGGCAAGCCTGTGTAA
- the PTC2 gene encoding Protein phosphatase 2C 2, with translation MGQILSQPVTEKHSEEGQDKYLAFGLSSMQGWRINMEDAHTTILDMSKEVTSDDDEDDEDDDDDGNKTQDVDSVAAKKSSSEKLVSENDKTSSSLPNDHTAFFGVFDGHGGEKAAIFAGKHLHRIIKDTKEYKQNNYTQALKQGFLDCDQAILKDILMRDDESGCAATSAIITPQSIICGNAGDSRTIMSINGYAKALSYDHKPSNEGEKTRISAAGGYVDMGRVNGNLALSRGIGDFEFKKNADLPAEEQIVTCYPDVIVHNIDYEQDEFVILACDGIWDCLTSQKCVECVRRGIYERWSLTEICEEIMDLCCAPTSDGTGIGCDNMSIVIVALLDYAKNETLEQWYDKIIKKIEISENEKATSTSEQPKFGPISEPYEKIYKEMYGNQYDIGVAGDLNSNGGGRGSSGLNGSIFGRGGYDDEDGTGEDHNGNGTGGAYDDDPGMNGDAVSLSKLLSSNALTNENGVIYLDTSSAQNILANLGVVGSYHHEDAEQEKIEEVQGDSNDESDHENGKANEKGSEDAKVV, from the coding sequence ATGGGACAAATACTttcacaaccagtgactgAGAAGCACTCAGAAGAAGGGCAAGATAAATACTTGGCGTTTGGTTTATCGTCAATGCAAGGCTGGAGAATCAATATGGAGGATGCACATACCACAATTTTGGATATGCTGAAGGAAGTTACATCCGATGAcgatgaggatgatgaggatgatgatgatgatggaaaTAAAACACAGGATGTCGActctgttgctgcaaaAAAACTGAGTAGTGAGAAGTTGGTTAGTGAAAATGACAAGACAAGCAGTTCTTTGCCTAATGATCATACTGCCTTTTTTGGTGTGTTTGATGGTCACGGAGGTGAAAAGGCTGCAATCTTTGCAGGCAAGCATTTGCATCGAATAATCAAAGATACAAAAGAGTATAAGCAAAACAATTACACTCAGGCTTTGAAACAGGGCTTTTTGGATTGTGACCAAGCAATCTTGAAGGATATACTTATGAGAGATGACGAAAGTGGGTGTGCTGCCACCTCTGCCATCATTACCCCACAATCCATTATTTGTGGTAATGCGGGTGATTCTAGAACCATTATGTCTATTAATGGGTACGCAAAGGCATTGTCATACGACCACAAGCCATCAAATGAAGGCGAAAAGACTAGAATTAGTGCTGCTGGCGGGTACGTTGACATGGGTCGTGTCAATGGTAATTTGGCCTTGTCCAGAGGTATTGGAGATTTTgaattcaaaaagaatgCAGATTTACCGGCTGAAGAACAGATTGTTACTTGTTATCCAGATGTTATTGTTCACAATATTGATTACGAACAGGATGAGTTTGTGATCTTAGCATGCGATGGTATTTGGGATTGTTTGACCTCGCAGAAATGTGTTGAATGTGTTAGAAGGGGTATTTATGAAAGATGGTCTTTGACCGAAATTTGTGAAGAGATTATGGATTTGTGTTGTGCCCCAACTTCAGATGGTACTGGTATTGGATGTGACAATATGTCGATTGTCATTGTTGCTTTGTTGGATTACGCCAAGAATGAAACGTTGGAGCAATGGTATGACAAAATTATCAAGAAGATTGAGATCTcggaaaacgaaaaagcaACTTCCACCTCAGAACAACCAAAGTTTGGTCCAATCTCAGAACCATATGAAAAGATTTATAAAGAAATGTATGGAAATCAGTATGATATTGGAGTTGCGGGTGATTTGAATAGCAACGGTGGAGGCAGAGGAAGTCTGGGTTTGAACGGATCCATCTTTGGTCGTGGTGGCTACGACGACGAAGATGGTACTGGCGAAGACCACAATGGTAATGGTACTGGCGGTGCTTACGATGATGACCCAGGAATGAATGGTGATGCCGTTTCATTATCAAAATTGTTGTCTTCCAACGCGCTCACCAATGAGAACGGTGTGATTTACTTAGACACGTCGTCGGCTCAAAACATTCTTGCAAATTTGGGTGTAGTCGGGCTGTACCATCATGAAGATGCCGAGCAGGAAAAGATTGAGGAAGTACAAGGTGACAGCAATGATGAAAGCGACCacgaaaatggaaaagcgAATGAAAAGGGAAGCGAAGATGCTAAAGTAGTATAG
- the PIN4 gene encoding Peptidyl-prolyl cis-trans isomerase pin4 codes for MDSLMQRRPSLSSLSSASGYSTSSTPFTANQNTNTTTNHNHNNNNNNNNNNNLDNHNQNIAVNNAPSSGGVGVVGVVGGGGNGSASGGSGGPKSFGIGSTTPQLTNQRLNNVKNLQTSWLNQPLSTATSVGPWVEQQQQQTLETLDKKVLEETSAGHVSISRSNENKREDQPQLSRNDDSMDQTKANNDLKHNDSNELNARHSTVNTASNRDKRETSGLGEKEQRGGRRNNVSNASNTSNANNTNNANNANKKGNNDHDNDNNDDDSNDSNDDNDGEINEELIPTAIVIKNIPFAIKKEQLLDVMTKLGLPLPYAFNYHFDNGVFRGLAFANFTSTDETSSVVNLLNGREIGGRKLRVEYKKMLPAQERERIEREKREKRGQLEEQHRNTSNASLASLYSQASTTAATKNLSVAGGQASSTQERAFINLPFGNTSFAPPSMEIDLNDPEILELYTQLVLYRDDVTKSIFELAISPINLTVIQRKTISYLCNYLNLLELFDNGLVIVRRKPGYISIAYSSSQVSASQAQQLQPHHSNSMMNLSQISSALNSDLLRSQSQSALPLPRIRQQTPTPITPNQHQQFSHLQQQVQQLQLQQQHQHQHQQTGQQQSQAPNLQGYSTFSQQSLAQQRPYSQQGYYQPPQQQQQQPQLQQPPQQQPPQQQQQQQQSNALGQFQPVHPSQGIAPNSTSAAALLRSSSNRSFVDVRATPPLNSFSQQALHQHHGSSGHAGSSITSSPIQQNQQFFLSNGTTHNTTVNNQSQPQTPLGANSRFQPFTQQSQVTSSFTNLPQTATSEDFNTSASDISTKLNTLGLSGSTNGAFDGNGIWGTK; via the coding sequence ATGGACTCATTAATGCAACGCCGACCTTCCTTGTCTTCTTTGTCATCTGCATCAGGTTATTCGACATCATCAACGCCCTTTACAGCTAATCAGAATACAAATACCACTaccaaccacaaccacaacaacaacaacaataataataataacaataatctTGATAACCACAACCAGAACATTGCTGTTAACAATGCTCCGCTGAGTGGTGGTGtaggtgttgttggtgttgttggtggtggtggcaaTGGCAGTGCCTCTGGTGGTAGTGGCGGACCAAAGTCATTTGGAATAGGTTCAACTACGCCACAATTAACAAACCAGAGGTTGAATAATGTCAAGAACCTACAAACTTCGTGGTTGAATCAACCGTTGTCTACTGCTACTTCAGTTGGTCCCTGGGTagaacagcagcagcaacaaacTTTGGAGACGTTAGATAAGAAAGTTTTGGAAGAAACTTCTGCAGGTCATGTTTCTATCAGCAGAagcaatgaaaataaaagagaagatCAGCCTCAACTTAGTAGAAACGACGATAGCATGGATCAAACAAAAGCTAATAATGACCTTAAACATAATGATAGTAACGAATTGAATGCAAGGCATAGTACAGTTAATACTGCATCAAATAGAGACAAGAGAGAAACTTCTGGATTAGgagaaaaggaacaaaGGGGCGGAAGACGAAACAATGTTAGCAACGCCAGCAACACCAGTAATGCCAACAATACTAACAATGCTAACAATGCCAACAAAAAAGGCAACAATGACCACGACAATGATAATAACGATGATGATAGCAACGACAGTAATGACGACAATGATGGAGAGATTAATGAAGAATTGATTCCAACAGCGATTGTTATCAAAAATATTCCTTTTGCTATTAAGAAGGAGCAATTATTAGATGTCATGACGAAATTAGGATTGCCATTGCCTTATGCATTCAATTACCATTTTGATAATGGTGTCTTTAGAGGCTTGGCGTTTGCTAATTTTACTTCAACGGACGAGACTTCCCTGGTGGTTAATTTGTTGAATGGAAGAGAAATTGGTGGTAGAAAATTGAGAGTCGAGTATAAAAAGATGTTACCAGCTCAAGAAAGAGAACGGattgaaagagagaaaagagaaaaacgTGGTCAATTGGAAGAACAACATAGAAACACGTCCAATGCGTCTTTGGCTTCGCTTTATTCTCAAGCCTCGACTACTGCGGCAACAAAGAATTTGAGTGTTGCAGGCGGCCAAGCTTCATCGACTCAGGAAAGAGCGTTTATTAACTTACCATTTGGCAACACACTGTTTGCCCCTCCTTCGATGGAGATTGACTTGAATGACCCCGAGATCTTAGAACTTTACACTCAGTTGGTTTTGTATCGTGATGATGTTACCAAGTCCATATTTGAGTTGGCTATTTCGCCAATAAACTTGACTGTTATTCAGAGAAAGACTATTTCTTATCTTTGTAATTACTTGAACTTGTTGGAGTTGTTTGACAATGGGTTGGTTATAGTCAGGAGAAAGCCAGGCTATATATCAATTGCGTACCTGTCCCTGCAAGTTTCGGCAAGTCAAGCACAGCAATTGCAACCACATCATTCCAACTCAATGATGAATTTGAGTCAGATATCGTCTGCATTGAACTCGGATCTTTTGAGATCTCAATCACAGTCTGCATTGCCATTGCCAAGAATAAGACAGCAAACACCTACTCCAATCACACCAAACcagcatcaacaattcTCTCaccttcaacaacaagttcaacaacttcaattgcagcaacaacatcaacatcaacatcaacaaactGGCCAACAACAATCTCAAGCTCCAAATTTGCAAGGTTATTCAACATTTCTGCAACAATCCCTTGCACAACAAAGGCCTTACTCTCAGCAAGGATACTATCAGCCaccacaacagcagcaacaacaaccacaactacaacaaccaccacaacagcaaccaccacaacagcagcaacaacagcagcaatcAAATGCCCTTGGCCAATTTCAACCAGTTCATCCATCACAGGGAATTGCTCCTAACTCAACATCGGCGGCAGCTTTACTCAGATCAAGTAGTAATAGATCTTTTGTCGATGTTAGAGCGACCCCACCACTCAATAGCTTTTCGCAACAAGCTTTGCATCAGCACCACGGCCTGCTGGGACATGCCGGATCATCTATTACAAGCTCTCCGattcaacaaaatcaacaatttttcCTCAGCAATGGTACTACTCACAACACCACGGTCAACAATCAATCGCAGCCGCAGACTCCATTAGGTGCAAACTCTAGGTTCCAACCTTTTACTCAGCAACTGCAAGTCACTTCTAGTTTTACCAATTTGCCACAGACTGCCACTAGCGAAGATTTCAATACTAGTGCCTCAGATATCTCTACTAAGTTGAATACCTTGGGGTTGAGTGGTTCAACAAATGGTGCATTTGATGGAAATGGGATTTGGGGAACAAaataa
- the SBH1 gene encoding Arf guanine nucleotide exchange factor sbh1 codes for MSSGAASGSQAPGGLRSAVKRKSTADKKAQSTTATPLSTRSAGFGGSSSTMMKLFTDEAQGLRVDPLVVLFLAVGFIFSVIILHVLAKVTGKFTS; via the exons ATG TCGTCAGGAGCAGCATCAGGAAGCCAAGCCCCAGGTGGTTTGAGAAGCGCAGTCAAGAGAAAGTCTACAGCAGATAAAAAGgcacaatctacaactgCTACACCATTGAGCACAAGGTCAGCAGGGTTTGGTGGctcttcatcaacaatgatGAAATTGTTCACAGATGAGGCACAAGGTTTAAGAGTCGATCCATTGGTTGTGTTGTTCTTGGCTGttggttttattttttcagtGATCATTTTACACGTGTTGGCTAAAGTTACTGGTAAATTTACTAGTTGA
- the CSP37 gene encoding 37 kDa cell surface protein, with product MSAGKYALGAAAIVGGVWYYDQNVQRILPRKEHQQLAQQTARIDHKAHELNNKLTNKIEDGKSHLQKKTETVKDDVKSSQTYKDFQANKTEYKKHVEDATTPRSEKSVFALGMERYIDFVNCLGEGKVKTGETQYSSVGPLPEVKEKPIFGNWFSKGEDKVDQAKEEAEKKKNEWTAWGSSKADQAKADAEKEKNKLFNWGSDKKDEAKDKAEQAKKDAESKKNEWSNWASQKVDDVKSDAEKQKNKVKNWVSDKTSDAEAKKDEWVNWGSKKADQAQADAEKEKNKLFNWGSDTAEQAKKDAESKKNEWVNWGSAKADQAQADAEKEKNKLFNWGSNTAEQAKNDAIVKSDELKAHAEQQKKSWFNWGNKKADEANDKADDFAKWSGQKWEEASDELKKQYEVSKKELNKQYNQLGKTVEGAKDQLNDRYNVEYDRALKQYEQAKKQFEDLSNQLVNDPEKNKKLSKAKEDFNSSLEHLRLYSEDVYHDIKSKLSDVFK from the coding sequence ATGTCGGCAGGTAAATATGCTTTAGGAGCTGCAGCTATCGTTGGTGGTGTCTGGTACTATGACCAGAATGTCCAACGTATCTTGCCTAGAAAAGAGCACCAGCAATTGGCTCAGCAAACTGCTAGAATTGACCACAAAGCTCACGAGCTCAATAACAAGTTGACCAACAAAATCGAAGATGGTAAGTcacatttgcaaaaaaagactGAAACCGTTAAGGATGACGTTAAGAGCTCTCAAACTTATAAGGATTTCCAAGCCAACAAGACAGAGTACAAAAAGCACGTTGAAGATGCAACCACTCCTAGAAGTGAGAAGTCGGTATTTGCTTTGGGTATGGAAAGGTACATTGATTTTGTCAATTGCTTGGGTGAAGGTAAAGTAAAGACTGGCGAGACCCAATACTCTTCAGTTGGCCCCTTACCTGAAGTCAAGGAGAAGCCAATTTTTGGTAACTGGTTTAGCAAAGGTGAAGACAAGGTGGAccaagcaaaagaagaggctgaaaagaagaagaatgaatGGACAGCATGGGGCTCAAGCAAGGCTGACCAAGCCAAGGCTGATGccgaaaaggaaaagaataagTTGTTCAATTGGGGCTCAGACAAGAAGGATGAAGCTAAAGATAAGGCTGAGCAAGCCAAGAAGGATGCcgaatcaaaaaaaaatgaatggTCCAACTGGGCTTCTCAAAAAGTTGACGATGTGAAATCCGATGCcgagaagcaaaagaataagGTTAAAAACTGGGTGTCTGACAAGACCAGTGATGCCGAAGCCAAGAAGGATGAATGGGTCAACTGGGGATCAAAGAAGGCTGACCAAGCTCAAGCCGATGcggaaaaggagaagaatAAGTTGTTCAACTGGGGTTCCGATACTGCTGAACAAGCCAAGAAGGATGCAGagtcaaaaaagaatgaatggGTCAACTGGGGCTCAGCAAAGGCTGACCAAGCTCAAGCTGATGCcgaaaaggagaagaatAAGTTGTTCAACTGGGGTTCTAACACTGCTGAACAAGCCAAGAATGATGCTATTGTTAAAAGTGACGAATTGAAGGCTCATGCcgaacaacaaaagaagtcATGGTTTAATTGGGGTAATAAAAAAGCCGATGAAGCTAACGACAAGGCTGACGATTTTGCCAAATGGTCTGGTCAAAAGTGGGAAGAGGCTTCAGACgaattgaagaaacaatACGAAGTTTCCAAGAAGGAgttaaacaaacaatacaaTCAATTGGGAAAGACTGTTGAAGGTGCTAAGGATCAACTTAATGACAGATATAATGTTGAATACGACAGAGCATTGAAGCAATATGAGCAAGCCAAGAAACAGTTTGAAGACTTGTCCAACCAATTGGTGAATGACccagaaaagaataagaaattGTCCAAAGCTAAGGAAGATTTCAACTCTTCATTGGAACACTTGCGTTTGTACAGTGAAGATGTTTATCATGACATTAAGAGTAAATTGAGTgatgttttcaaataa